The nucleotide sequence CAAATTGTTCACGCCAATGGAGTTGTTTCTCAGATGTCCATCAGTAGAAACCCCATTAGACCCTTGCTTATCATCTTTCATATAATATCTTCCGGATTCAGGTAATGCTTGATGGGTGGCCAAGTGTAATTGTAATTGTCTAGAAACACTTGAACCTCTTCTGGTTTTAGAGATTGCACCATTGCTTaccttgttcaagaactcatCCTTATAGGATTCGCTTATTTGCCATTTCATACCCTTTCCTGGTTCATTTGGACGTCTAggaactttttcaaaagctttGTTCAACGATAAGTTATGCCTTATAGAGTTTTGCCAACCAGTCTTGGAATACTTATAGTAGGCATAGCGACCTGAGATCCAATCGTATATCTCAGACAATGACATCACCCCATCTTCATTGGATAAGATGGATTGAGTGATCATAGTTGCATAAGAATATGGTGGTTTTATGTCCttggattcttcttttgacaAATCCTGGTCAAGATTACTTTGCAATGAGCTTGCAGAAAGCTGGGAAGGAGAATGAGTCAAGTGATTTTTCTCAAACATCTGGAATGTCTTGTTGGTTTGAGGAACCATCGTGTGTTGTTGAGGAAAATAGGTATAAGAAGTGGTATTGGTAGAAGTCGAGGCTTTGCGTTGCTTCGACATTGTCAGTTGATAGCGAGAAAGGCATAGCTCCATCATTTTCTGATCAAGTTTGGGTGGAGAGTCGGGTAGAATGAACATCACCTGGGTTCCACCAATGTCTAATATAGCACCCGAATGTAAAGGGGTTGGAGAGCTATCGACACCAACTTTGACACCATCGACTTTGGCACCGTTCCGGcccaaaatcttcaattcccAGCAtctcaagtccaagttgtaGGTTATATTCGCGTGCTGTCTGGAAACCACCTTGGCAGGGCCCAAGTCGATATCGATGGAATTAGTATGTGATCCTTGATTATCGGTATTTCTACCAATAGAAATGGCCAAGGACTTTACGTAGTAGGTCCAAGTGGAGCCAGAGATCTTGGCGTATGCTTGCACTTCGGTAGCGATGTTCTTTTCGTTGGAGTAGTTGATTGATACGTTTGTTTTCTCATCTGGCGTTTGTAAGCAAGAAATAACCGCGTTTACCAAGTCCGCCGGGTCTTCGAAAGAGGGAACGTCGGACTCGATCTCGTGGATCGACCGTTTGCTGCCGGGAGTGGAAGCGTGAGACATTGACTTATatatgaagaagatgctcAGATGTGAGAAAGATGATTGGCTTTTGGGAGTCAGGCCAAAAAGGGGGGGACAAGACGGAAACAAACGCGAATCAAGGGACCTGGGGAGTATAAGTACTAGGAAACACTTAGAAGACGTGTCAGGTAGATTAAGGGGTCCAACAAGTAAGATACTCGAGTGTTTTCACCTTGTGGTGCCAGTGTTTATATTTACTTTTCGAAAATTCGACGCACTTTTTTGTTTATTCACAGAGAAATTGTTTAGTGCGCAGCACCAAAAGTCATTTGCGGTATTAGGCATGGGTCCAGTCATTATACTATGGG is from Yamadazyma tenuis chromosome 6, complete sequence and encodes:
- the FKH2 gene encoding transcription factor (COG:K; EggNog:ENOG503NTY1), whose translation is MSHASTPGSKRSIHEIESDVPSFEDPADLVNAVISCLQTPDEKTNVSINYSNEKNIATEVQAYAKISGSTWTYYVKSLAISIGRNTDNQGSHTNSIDIDLGPAKVVSRQHANITYNLDLRCWELKILGRNGAKVDGVKVGVDSSPTPLHSGAILDIGGTQVMFILPDSPPKLDQKMMELCLSRYQSTMSKQRKASTSTNTTSYTYFPQQHTMVPQTNKTFQMFEKNHLTHSPSQLSASSLQSNLDQDLSKEESKDIKPPYSYATMITQSILSNEDGVMSLSEIYDWISGRYAYYKYSKTGWQNSIRHNLSLNKAFEKVPRRPNEPGKGMKWQISESYKDEFLNKVSNGAISKTRRGSSVSRQLQLHLATHQALPESGRYYMKDDKQGSNGVSTDGHSRNNSIGVNNLQYYPQHQQIPPQGLSQQIPQNSTQSHQQVPLQGGIQPQQSLNSQMNGNGYMQRMNYQPLMYNLPNDSPIRLNDSNTPKLPKTNGNLYNLPPPPSSSNIGLGTSAPANHSRSNSYNQPLNDSFPTSEPNSSNQHTNATSDLALGFTSPKKVAPLEAFTPERGSKSFNHKNLSLPNGMNTNQSSPAFWNFVQFSTPNGQTPLRKTGDESNEVSPTINRKFNDKDLSPIKNKEAEST